The genomic stretch GGTCCGCCAGGGTGTTCTCGTCCCCGGGCAGGTGGATCACCTGAAGAAGGATGCCCCTTgagatgcaccagtcccagatcctcaGGGTGATGTCCAGGAGCATTTTCGActtggtgcctccttgtttgttgacaTAATACATCACGGTTGTGTTGTCTgtcctgaggaggaccaccttgtccgtGATGCTGGATTCGAAGGCCTTCAATGCTTTCTCGACGGCCAACATCTCCAATGCGTTGATGTGGAGTGAGGTCTCTTGCCAAGAccacctctctctcacacacaagtcCAGGAGATGGGCGCCCCAGCCTTCCATCGACGCATCCGTCGTTAGGGTCATTTGAGGATGAGGCTGGACAAAGGGCATGCCGACGCAGACGTTGCGAGAATCTAGCCACCACAATAGGGAAGTGGTGCCGGGTCTCGGTATGGTGAGCCATTTGTCTGGAGGGTCCATCATAGGATCGAAGACCGACAGGAACCATGACTGGAGAGGCCTCAGCTGTAGTCTCGCCCATGGAGTCATGAATGTGGTGGATGCCATGTGTCCCAGGGCCACCTGGACGTCTCTGGCCCTTATTCTCCTGTAGGACCGGACGGCCCTTACCGCCATCCACAGCACCAGGAAATGGTCTCGAGGCAGGTAAGCGATGCATTCTTTGGAATCGAGGATGGAGCCGATGAAACAGACCTGCTTGGCCAGGACCAGATGAGACTTCTCTAGGTTGACCAACAGTCCTAAGTCCGACAGAAGACGGAGCGCAAAGCTGATGGCGTCCTGAAGCTCCTCCTGTGAGGGGGCTGCAaatagccagtcgtccaggtacgggaagaccctGAAGCCCTTCTGATGGAGGTAGGCCACCACCGGGGCCATacacttcgtgaagaccctcggagccgtggccaagccgaatggGAGGACGTTGTAGTGATAGGCGACGGAGCctatggcgaaggcgaggaacctccaGTGGGACTCTCGAATCCCTACATGGAAGTAAGCATCCTTTAGGTGTATGGTTGCAAACCAGAGGTCCTGGTGAAGTAAAGGCAAAATAGAAGCCAGGGTTACCATGCGAAAACGTCGGCAGCGTAAAAAGGAGTTAAGTCCCCTTAAGTCTAATATGGGTCTGATTCCACCATCTGACTTCGGTACcgtaaagtacctggagaaaaaggctctGGACAACAGTTCAGGTGGTAGGGGCGATATAGCCCCTTTCTGGAGAAGAGAGCGCACTTTGTCGAGAAGGGTGCCCGAGGGGGCGGTGGAAATAAAAGCTCCGGTGGGGGGGAGCTCTTTGAACTCGAGGGTGTAGCCCCTCCGGACGATGGTTAAGACCCAAGAGTCGGAAGTGATGGAGGCCCATACGGTGGCAAAGGGTCGAAGAATGTCCAAAAAATAGGGGCTAGGCGAAACGAAGTGCGCAGGGGGGGCTTCATGCTCTCTTTTTAgcctggtcggtatcctgcctCCATGCCTTGCGGTATTTGGGGGGGTAAGCCTGACggccagaagaggaagaggattgGGATGGGTACCTCTGCCGCTGGGAGCCCTGCTGGCCGAACTGACGGTCATAATAGAATGGTCTCTGGGACTGACCTTGTTGTTGCTGCAATCATCTTCGGAACTGGGAAGTGCCAGGGGCGGACATGCCATGTTTCCTGGCGGCCGCTTTCATCCTAAACTTTCTATTAAGTTTGTCGTCAGTGtcggcatggaagagcccggAGTCATCGATGGGCATCTCCTCGATTGTGGTACGGACGCCCTGGTTGAGGTCTGATCCGCGAAGCCAGGCGTGTCGCCTCAGCGCGATGGAAGCAGCCATAGCTCTACCGGTGCACTCTGCCACATTTCTGGACGTGGTAATTAGCCAGCTCCCGATCGAGTGGGTTTCGTCCCTGATCTCGGCCAAGGTGCGCTGGGCGTCATCCAGAACATCAGGGATGATCAGAGATATTccctccatgagggtctggacaTAGGCCCTCATGCAGGCCACGTAATTTATGGCCTTGACTGCCAACACTGACGCCGTATATGCTTTCCTCGAGAGGGCGTCAATCTTCTTGGCCTCCTTATCCAAGGGGAAGGAAGATTGACGTTGCGTCGAGGTATGTTGGGCTCCCTCAACAATCGCGGAATTTTGGCGGGGGTGAGAGGCCAACCAGGGAGCGTTCAGGGAAGAGACCCTATACAGCGACTCTATTTTGCACGGTGGTCCCAGCAAAGAAGCGGGAGCGTCCCATGAGCGTTTGACCAGGGACTCCAGCGAAGGCAAGAATGGTATCGACGGCGGTGTCTGCATCCGACCTTGGACTCGCCTCTCTATCGGGTCCTTGGCCACTCCTCCAGGTAGGCCAGCTCAATGTCCAAGGCGCGGGACATCTTAATGACGTGTTCGGCAAACGAACGCACGTCGTCAGTCGGTGAGGCCGGCTCCGGTTGATGGAGGCCCAGTGAGAGGTCATCTGCTCGATCCTCATCATCCGAAGGGGCGTCGGATTCGGCAGGAGGATCCGGCGCCAAGTCCGAGAGAATGGTCTCCACCACGGTGAGTCGGAGAGCGAGAGCAGTCTGCACCACGTGATGTCACATCGTCCCGGTACCGATCTTGTCCAGGAGGAAACTTCAGCATGGCCACATCCCTTGGTACTGCCATGTAGAATCTGTCGGACTCAGAATCGTAAAAAAAGTCCTCTGCATCGGGCTCCCGCACTGGCGAGGGGGTAGGCGACCTCACCCGAGCCTGCGAGGGAACAGGTGATCTCCTCCTGTGAGGGCGGGCTTCGTCCTCATCCAGGTCAACATAGGAAACGGCCGTGGAAGCCGAAGGCTCAGTGGCGGAGGGTTGACCAACTCCGGCAGTCGCACCAACGGGGGCGGCGAGGTCCTTTTGACTAGGCTCTTCCTGGGAAAGACGACGCTTTGAAGCATGTCTGCGATCGGGGGATGCAGGCTTGCGATCCCTGGGCAGTGGAGAACGGGATCGGGAACGTCGTCGACCCGACTATCATCCTTTCCGGTCCCGGCTCCAGAGCGGACCTTAGCGTGATCTTTGGTCTTAGCCCTTTTGGAAGTTGAAACCTCCGGGGTGGAGCCGACAGTGGAACTGGCGGTGGACAAGGCCCTTTTCTTGGAAGAAGCTGAGTCCCGCGGTATGTCAGGCGGGAAGAATGGAATGGGCATCTCAGTGAACTTCGGGTCCGAGCCACCCTTGCCGTCAGTAGCCGCCTTCGAGCTGGACGACCCGAAACCATCCGCCTTGGAGATTGTGGCATGGTCTCTTGGCATCTTGCCCTCCTTAGGAGGCTTCTCACTGCCCTTGAGCTTCTTAGGGTTCGAGTCCGACAAAACAGACGCCTCGCGGGATTTATGTCCAGTGGCTGCCCGCTTAGAAGTCGTCACCTCTTCTCGAGTGGAAGGGGTACCCGCATCCGACTTCTTAGGCTTCTGGGCAGGCTTGGAGGCGGCACTAGGCTTCGAAGAGCCGTAGCCCAAAGCAGGGACCGGAACGGTCTGGCCAAGATCATGGGCCACTGAGGCCAAGGCCGGTGGAGCGCTGGCCGGACTAGCATGGGCAGAAGTCGGAGGGGCCGCGATGGGCGCAGAGGGAGCTGAGGCCGGACGGGTGTCCCCCTCCCGGATCTTCCCCTGAGCAATAGCGGAGGTGAGACGGGACTCCCGATTCTttctggcctgggaggacatAGACTTACAGTGCGGGCAAGCCTTTGCGTCACGGTCCCTTCCCAGGCAAAGAAGACACGAGGAGTGTGGGTCTTGGACGGGGACCTTTCCCCCGCAGACGTTACATTTCTTGAAAGGTGGAGACATCTTCACCGGTCGACAGGCAACGATGAAATCCAAACTCAAGGTCAACAGTCCGAGAGGTCAAGGTACACGGGGGAAAGTAGAAGCGAAATCcaaaacagtccgagtcaaaaacCAGAAAGCAGTGATTCAATCAGAAACTAGcaagagcgaagttccaaacagcagccaaacgcagtggaaaaatggaactggggaaaagagcgggaaccggggctttataggaggggggcggggttaccgccaaaaagtttctatatgttgcaaagtgtactttgcccagtgattctagaagtatccgaacagcactgcgcaggcgcagtaaaacccatttgtatgattcgcagagaccacgaagaagaaatatgaaGATCAAAGATTAGATACCAAAGGTTATATGGATAAATCCCTTATATTCCATATCTAAAAGGACACTGCTCCTATATACTTCTTCCCATCCCTTAATATTTAGTGCAAGCCTCTCCATGCCCTCAAGAGCTATCCAGACTCATATGTTCTTACAGATTTGATGACGTCCTGAAAGGTGAACAGGCCCTGATCCTGAGCGCAGCCGGAATGTCACTGGGGGCTGGAGTTCAAAGTTCTGCAAAGCcacctgcagaggaaaaaagtcAGGGCACACATCATGAAGAATCAACTGTCTATGCCATTTAAATCATCATGACTCTTGGTTTTCTTTGCAGATTGTCATGAACCTGTCCTGACATTTGGTTCGCTTTTATTCTATCAGCACAACTAAACATGGAAACAGACCTGACTCTTAATTTTGTTGAATGTCTTTCAGTCCAGATCAGTACAACCACAACTAGATTTACTGCAGAATAAATATTGCATCAAACCTACCAATCTGAATGGATTAAAGTCAGCTCAAGGCTGAACTGAATCTACTGGCATGCATTACCAAAGACTTCCTGACTGGGACACATGGAAGAGGAAAATCCTTAGGACTTCAGAAAATCTGTACAAAATCTTGCTGCAAGTATTACAAAACTGTGTGCATCAGAAGTAACCCTTAGGCCTACAAGCCCAAGCCAATGATTTTTACCCTTTCTGAACTACCAATTAGATCAACACCTTGTAGTCACCCAAGTCCCCAATCCAAGCAGATAATTTTACCATGGGCTGGCATGACCACTTCAGGTTGGCCACTGGTACAGCAATCTCCTTGTTCTGATAGTCATGCCCAACAAGCTCCACAATGTTGCATTCATCCTTGGCATTTGCTGACAGGCAAACCTTAAAAATAGGAGTTAAAAAGGCTTAGGGTGGGATCCTATTGAGGTTTCCAGTCAATGGAATGGCTAGAAGAGTGGAAAAGGTGTTTCCTAGCAAGCTCCCTCACTCAAAATATCCTTCAGACGGTTGGGGAATGCTATGGAACATATTTCGGGATTGTGAAGAGAGGATACTGTCTGTTCATTTAAcactggatcagatcaaagaccTCTCTAGCCCAGCTTTCCATTCCTACAATGTCAATCAGATACCAATGGGAAATCTTAACTATGGGATTTCACCTTTGGAACTGCAAACTCCTGCCTTGATATTATCCCTTGGAAAAGAACTCAATGACCACAGGGTAGACAATTGGGGTCCAGTTAGTCAtagttatttaaaagaaaaggtaGGGAACCATAGTATTTGCTGAAGGTTACACTCTACAAATTCTTGCTTTATGATTTGCAATCATACACCCCCTTCGCTGCTGTTGTGCACTTTCCAATTGTTtgcaacttatagcaaccctaaagggGTTTCTTGGagtttatcatggggttttcttggcaagatttgttcagaggaggtttgccattgacttccccagaggctgagagcatgtgacttgcccaaggtcactaatgggtttcatggcctagctgacaattgaaccttggtctccagagtcgtattcCAGCACTTAAACTTTTGGCTAACAAACCAGAAAAAACAGTTGTATCAACAAAACAATCTTCAAATATAGAGGACACAGTTTGTAAGCACACTGTCTCTCCCTCCTCTGTGGCTACCACCAAAACAAGACTGGCTGTTAAGACAGCTGAGACTATCCATTTCTTCTCCACTAGACATTTTAGCTGCTCATGGCTAGCAGGATGAGGTGTTACAACAAGGCTGTGTTATGTGCTGTTATCCCCATATCAGGTCAGGACCTCTCTTACCGTACTCAGAATTAGGAAATGGTCAGAGTCATCTTCTTCGCTCACTTGAAAAGTGAAGGAACGGGCAGTGCTGTTCAACTCACATCCTAAgggtaaacaaacaaaacaaaaaccaagcatACATTGAAACTGATAAGCAAAGTGTAAAAGCAAAACCGTAGCACCTTTGTGAGaaaccatccccccccccttcattgaCACTATTAGGGACAATCCTCACTACCACAGGAGCAGTTGTGTGTGTTCCATCTCAGCATGGTCCCACTTTGCAAGATCTTCAGAGAAGCAAATGAACTCTTCAAAAATCCAGTGAGCACCAGCAGACAAGAAAAATTATTCTTTTGGGCTACACCTCCCAGTCAGCACAGCTGGTGGAATCTTAGTTGTTGCTGTACAGAAAAGTAACTGCTTCCAAGCTTTGGCTACTATTAGCATTCTGTTAAAATGtagaaatcatttaaaaaaacaccaaagtgATTAATTATTTGGTGAAGTAAAATTTGCTCAGAATGCATACATCTGAAGAAGCGGGTTGAATCCTACAAAAGCTCAGGCAGAAACCAATcaggaggtccaaaacacactgcagaagtaatccagtttgagacagctttaagtgccctggctcagtgctagggaatcctgataactgtaatttattgtggcactagagctgtctaacagagaaggctaaatgtctcacaaaactacagttcccagaattctctagcactgaccccgggcagttcaagtggtctcaaactggattatttctgcagcgtattctgaaaccagtttaaaaaggagAAACTAGATCAGGACATTACTAGGAGGCCGATCACCCCATGTGACaccttaaaggggggggggtgacacccctgctccccaaacatctgccttttggcaggaaTGGGCTGTGGGGTTCATtgtttgcattcctttaaaatgctgaagagatggtgggagtggggaagaggctcagcaggaggagaaaggagaggccctaggttttcttttttattaaatttttaaaattattttaatattttcattaaaaacatcacatctttctaaattttactttaaacacatgaaactctgtgcatgtaaatacatttaggttgtatgACATTGTAACATAggggtatacagtgggcccttggtatccgctgggatttggttctaggatcccatccctgtggatgttcatgtcccattatattctATGGCATCCCTTTGACAAAATGCCCACAttgagatttgctttttggaatataattCTTTTTAACATGTGGCCTCTTGGGAGGAGGTTAATGGGGGGCCGGGGGACACTATGAGTTGCTGCACCAGCAATGAACTAGAGTCCTCCTTTTGCTCCACTGTGAGTCAGTGAGTTTGAATCTCGGCTCAGTCACAAAAAccccactgcaaaaataatccagtttgagactgctttatactgccctggctcagtgccagagaaggctaagcgtCTCACaaagccacagttcccagaattccctaccactgCGCCAGGGCAATTCAAGGCTCAGtgacagggaatcctgggaattgtagtttattgcagagTTGTGAAAGCGGAGGCCAAGTGTCCCACAAAgctagtttccagaatcccctggcattgagccaggccagttcaAGGGCTCTCCAACTGGATAGtctctgcagagtgttttggagcTGGGCGCCCTTGGCCAAGTagtgccactctctcagcctcagggaaggccatgggaacttgccaagaaaaccccgtcttggccttagggctgccatgaaGTTGGAAACGGAAGGCCCACAGCAAGAACGAGGGGCTcccaagggaaggagggagcctgAGGACTAGTCTTGTTTCCAGCCTGGAGGAGGGGTCCTTGGGTTGGGCCAGATTTAGGCGTTGCTGTCCGTCTGACTCCTGCAGGGAAGGTAAAGCCTCCTGAAGAAGCCCTGCTCCGAGGCAGCCACGTGGAGAGGGCCCCATGAGGAGCCACGTGCCCTGCTCTCCTTCTTCCCCGGGGCCAAAGGAGCAGgcccccaaaggaggacaagtccCAAAGACGCCTGCTCTTAGTCGGCTCAGGGCGGAGGGCAAGGTGGGGCTCCTCCTGAGCAGAAGGCCCTGGCCCCAAGGAAagcctgctccaaagggaggaggaggccctcTGGGCAGAAGAGAAGCCCAAAGCACCCAAGGCTCATCCCCGCTTCTtaggacagaaggctggaatggaggacttGGCCAAAGAAAGGCGCCAAGGCTGAGAGCAAAGTAAAAGCAGGAGCGGGCTCCAAGAGAGGGGGTCCCactgggcagaggaggaagaggaggccctCTCTTTCCTGGCGCCCTCCACAGAAAAGCCCCAACCCCCGGACCCAGGAACCCCGCTTCTGGAGGCCATGGGGGGGGTTCCTCCTGGAGAGGAGCTGGAAAGGAGGCTTCGACCCAAGAAAAAACTCCAAGCACTCCCATCCAGAAGAGCAAGGCATGCGGTGGGGATTCCCTGGGCAGAaggctcttggggggggggctgggctgGAGGACCTGTCCCGGGAATGGAGGacccctgaccccccccccctctcctggCCCCTACGAAGGCGAAGAGGCTGTGCAGCTGGAGGGCTTCTCTCCCCCGACCAGGCTCTCCAGCTCCAGGTAGGCGCCATGCCTGCGCCGAAAGGACCAGGAGCAACCAGGGGCAGCCCTTAAACCCTGAGTCCCGACGACCGCCCCAAAGAGCTGGGCCGGGttaagagggaggagcaggagcagagcCCGGCCCTCCGCCGGGGAAGAGCCCAGGAAGGGGGCTGGCAGGGAGGCCTCCTGCTGCTCCACGTGGAGCTGAAGACCTTGGAGTCGccccctgggtggccttggcaaagtcacactctcttcagCCTCCGAGAggaagatggccatggcaaaccccttgtgaagaaaaccctgccaagaaaaaaaacaaaccccaagaGAGACTCTCCGTCCCCAAGTCGGGAAGGGAGCACTCCCCaaaaagcccagccaggagggaAGGGGGGCCCTCCTGCTCTTCCAGAGACTGAAAGTgaaaatcatttgaaaaaaaatgcttaCATTTGGACTGAATCGCATGTTTTACCCCACGAGCACCAAAAGGAGGCCACAACCTGGAGACTTCTTGAGGGATCCTTGCTCCCTGGGATGGAGACACATTGGATGGCAAGGGTTGATTTCCTGGACTCTGCAAACCTCCCTATTTCCCGATGgccagaggggaggaggaggagcctgcctacccaaaagatatcctccccagttACCATCTTTGCTAAGGACTGGAACAACCTCTAGGCACCCGACTAATATCTCCAATGGTTTTCCCTCCTGTTGGTTTGTACATCTTGCCTGTTTAGAAGCCCATGGAGCCTCCCatgcttgcaacaagtacattgtgcatttccATTGGCCATAAGGATCACTGGggatttttgtttaaattgaAGGCGTTCAGCAAGACGATCAAGAGCTCTCCTTGCAAAAAAGCCAACAgggacaatgtgaagtcgaaggctttcatggccagcatccatagattttttgtgggtttttcgggctttgtggccatgcattccccgaagatgccagccacagatggtagCAAAActtcagaataaactcttccagaaactagccaaatagcctgaaaaacccacaaaaaactaacacaTGGACACTTACCTCCCCCAGCCTCACAGGAGCAGTTCTTTTATTGGGATGAGATGGTCCTCCCTCCACAGCTACAGAGCCAGAAGCCTCCCTTTCCAGgaccctgtcctccatttcagcctcctgtccaggaggaattccacaacctCTCCATTCTGAGTGGGACTTAGaaccatgaatttatatttatatcagtattttagcttttctttggtcatatcctccattccagccttctgtccaggaggaggtccAATATTGGCATGCAGATTTAATATGCATGGCTGGAGCAGAATGGCACCCTCCCTTTTCAAGATGatataacaacaaacataataaatgtTTATCCTGTCTCTCCTCTAGGCTCAAGGGGGTACATATTgaaatacaaacaattaaaaagagaacACATAAAGCTAACAGTtataatacagtcacccctccctgtttgcagctttgacttttgcagctttgagtaATGTGTTTTCTCTGAAATCTAGGTCCTCTGGAGGGACCTGTGTTTTTTTAGGTTAAAAACTATAGTGTTTTTTATCTGCTATTTTTTCATTTCATGGGGTCCTGTGCTTCTAACCCCCaagaatgtggagggtccactgtatggacaggttgcttacctgtaacagtatttctttgagtggttcatctgcgaatacattaaatggtttcactgcgcctgcgcagtgctgctgaACCTACtgatcactgggcaaagtttactttgcaaacatattgaaacttttggcggtaactctgcccacccgttataaggcccctgccttcccgctcttttccccagttccgcaatttttcccaAGCAGATGaggaaagagccaataagagcaggacactgaggggatggacgggtgggatttgtatgtattcgcagatgaccactcaaagcaatactgttacaggtaagcaacctgtccttcttcttcgtggtctctgcgaatcatacaaatgggtttagactgacaagcttaggtaagcggcgggggagtgtcctgaaaccaaagctatggtaaaccaagggtatatttattgcaacaataacaccttgaaccataaaaaagtccgtctttttgttcatgcacaaaactTAACACAATAACCTTGCAAACCTGAGAAGGGAATAAAAGGTCATGCAGACCAGTCCCTTTGgaattgtgcaaatcaacattcaacagaatgtataAAACAGTGGCATTATGTATACTAAATGCGAACACaaaaaccatcagtagtgcaatcaatgcaaacCTGAGACCACaccagccctcccgaaagctgcatctcggatggctctggtgtccaacctataatgcttaataaaggtcagaggctgggaccagacagcagccttgcagacatccttcaagggaatccccgacaggaatgcagaggatgctgacattgcccttgtggaatgggacgaaccctgccagggaaaggtttgcccaacagttcatagcagaggtggatggtaccggccacccatctggaaaacctctgcgcagacacaggcaaccctttttcCGGCTCCGAATAGCACTGGAAAAGTCTTTCGGagcgactggaggcagcagttctgtccaagtaaAAAGCCAGGGCTCTCCTGACCTCAAGAGAGTGCGGCTTCGCTCCTCATCCGAAGttgggttggatgcgagagtaggcaacacaatgtcctggcacatgtggaaagcagacacaaccttaggcaagaagtaTATTCTGTCCGAAGGACCACCTGTCTcgtgaaacctcaggaagggctggtcctCCCCAAGGCACAGGGTTCGCCCGCacagcgggcagaggtgatggccacaagaaaagcggttttccaagtcagtagtctcaagtccgctgtggccatcggttcaaagggcttggattggagcgtGGACAGCACCGCTTCCAAGCTCCAAGCGGCGCTGGTACCGACACAGAGGAGGAtgcaggttggcacatcccttaaggaaccccttcaccaagggatcCCTAAAAAAGGAAGCCCTCCCCCCGAATTGGTaattggcacaaatggcagacaaatagcacttgatggatgtgaggcacaacccctcatccaaaagcgccatcaaaaactccagcaccactggagtggacacctgagcaggagacagaCCCTTCCGGTCAAGAAAGAGGTtaacctcctccatttcagggcgtagaccgctgggtggaaggtttcctttcAGCCaagatcaccgtcctcaccgcctCCGGCAGGGCGGGttgggctgtatcctccaggccaccagcggtagGCTCTCAATGTCCAATGGAGAATCGTCTGTCCTGGATT from Sceloporus undulatus isolate JIND9_A2432 ecotype Alabama chromosome 3, SceUnd_v1.1, whole genome shotgun sequence encodes the following:
- the NPM3 gene encoding nucleoplasmin-3 → MMSALSVVALGLLHPQHSVGSPSIFKHLTAETSYQENSSVSHWGCELNSTARSFTFQVSEEDDSDHFLILSTVCLSANAKDECNIVELVGHDYQNKEIAVPVANLKWSCQPMVALQNFELQPPVTFRLRSGSGPVHLSGRHQIFHRKDLSEFSEEEEISEEDESIEEEEEFSPLKPAKKQRTS